Part of the uncultured Anaeromusa sp. genome is shown below.
ATGTTTTCCGGCGGCAAGGCGCTCAACTTTTCAGCCGACAAAAGATCTACGGGCCGTTCGCCGGTTGTGCCGTGAACCTTTTGATTCGCCTGATCGCACCAAGCTACCGCTTGCAGTTGCAGATCGCCAAAATCAATAAATGCTCTGCCCGGAAGGAAGTTATCCCGGACGTAGTGAACCAGCCGTTCGACCTTGCCTTTGGTTTGCGGCCGACGCGGCCGGCAAACTTTCGGAATAAATCGCATATCCGTTGCGAACCGTTCAAATGGTTCATGCCAAATCGGTTTGCCGTGATCGGTGGATATAATCACCGTTTTCATCCTGTCGGTCAGCACGACTTCCGGTACGCCGCCAAAATACTCAAAAGCATTGAGCATGCAACGCAACAAGCTGGCGCTGTCGCAGCGGCGCGAAAACTCAATATAACGCGTTCGACTGTGACCAAGAACCATGACGAAACAGGCGACTTTTCGCATTTGACCGTTGCGAGCCTTGTAGTTCATAAACCCCCAATCCATTTGCGCTTGGCGACCAGGCGGTGTTTCAAAACGCCGGACGGCTGGTTCCATTTTGACGGAAGGCGGGCGAAACGGCGCCAGGTAATCCTTAAGAATCGTGATGCCACCGTCAAAGCCTCGTTCAATAATCCGGTCAAAAATCACGCTAGCATTATAGACTCCAAGCTCAAGCAGTTCTTGGATATACGGTTTAAACGGATCGAGCTTTGAGCCGCGTATTTTGCCTTTTAGTCGATGCGGTTGCTCACCTTGTTCCAGATATTTTCGGACGGTTATTCTCGACATACCCGTTTCCCGGGCGATTTGTGAAACGTTTTTTCCTTGCATAACTTTCATTTCTTGCAGCATAATAGAAGTGCCACGCTCCTTCATTGGCGCTACCTCCTTTGATGTCTCGACAACTCAAAGGGTAGCCTATTGGGGGAGGGTGGTCAATTTCTACCCGACCGATAGTGATCAATTATCGACCGGCGCTACTGGTTAATTATAGCCCGGCGTCGACACTCAAGCTGCCATGCAAAAATAGTCGAAGCCCCAAGGTACCGTGCCTTTCCACTCTTTACAACATCATGGAGAGCTTCCATTATTTCTTCCATTGGCGTTTCAGCGTCTAAACGATGAATCTGGTACACATCTACATATTCCATTTGTAGGCGATGAAGTGTATGATCGATCTCAGCTAGAATGTGCTTACGAGATAAACCGCCTCCATTGGGCCGCCCCGGACGCATCGGAAAATTCACCTTTGATGCAACTACAATTTCATCGCGAGTGAGACCGTATTCTCGAACTAGCTTCCCTGTAATTTCTTCACTTGTACCCATTTGATAAACATTAGCTGTATCAAAGTAATTAATGCCAAGCTCAATGGCTTTCTCAAAGATTTCTTTTCCTTCATCAAATGTTTTAGCCCACGGAAACACGCCATTTTCTTTTCCAGGTTTACCAAAGCTCATCATGCCAAGACATATTCTCGACACGTCCATACCTGTATTACCAAATTTTACATATTGCATAAAAATCCTCCTCATCAAAAACCGCTGTATATTGCATCG
Proteins encoded:
- a CDS encoding aldo/keto reductase, with the protein product MQYVKFGNTGMDVSRICLGMMSFGKPGKENGVFPWAKTFDEGKEIFEKAIELGINYFDTANVYQMGTSEEITGKLVREYGLTRDEIVVASKVNFPMRPGRPNGGGLSRKHILAEIDHTLHRLQMEYVDVYQIHRLDAETPMEEIMEALHDVVKSGKARYLGASTIFAWQLECRRRAIINQ
- the istA gene encoding IS21 family transposase, whose protein sequence is MKERGTSIMLQEMKVMQGKNVSQIARETGMSRITVRKYLEQGEQPHRLKGKIRGSKLDPFKPYIQELLELGVYNASVIFDRIIERGFDGGITILKDYLAPFRPPSVKMEPAVRRFETPPGRQAQMDWGFMNYKARNGQMRKVACFVMVLGHSRTRYIEFSRRCDSASLLRCMLNAFEYFGGVPEVVLTDRMKTVIISTDHGKPIWHEPFERFATDMRFIPKVCRPRRPQTKGKVERLVHYVRDNFLPGRAFIDFGDLQLQAVAWCDQANQKVHGTTGERPVDLLSAEKLSALPPENICNPYRMENRKVSREGFVSYNGALYGVHWRNSGKCVQVALQRGQIIILDEAGQLLQTHAVCHKSRKHVYATGQYDGLSAQQGIPHEPSCAVQIPLDQVYIRPLTEYAQFAEAT